Proteins encoded together in one Prochlorococcus marinus str. MIT 9211 window:
- a CDS encoding carboxypeptidase M32, whose translation MPDIAWQKLGDYLQETQVLGSIHSTLYWDQNTSMPINGAKWRGDQLSFLARSLHARQSSERFEELLHEAKDEFQRNYGLKPLVSKEFNEKKRNLELLTQELHRQKRLDPDLITQLATAQTNGYSLWQQARRENDFQCFAPALRYLISLRQEQAKQLDEPRSCWETLAQPFEPDLTIQRLNELFTPLRKRLPELISKYCLAKDINQQKWDLEEKSQQDLCERLLQEWGRNPQVTSIARSPHPFSITLGPQDFRLTTRVVRGQPLSCFLATAHEWGHSLYEQGLPSQSHQWFAWPLGQATSMAVHESQSLFWENRVARSRAFSYRFWKYFAEAGAPLTCGHDLWRAMNPLTPGLNRVEADELSYGLHILIRTELEIAFLEEGLEVNDIPSEWNKKYKELLGVVPSNDSEGCLQDVHWSEGSFGYFPSYLIGHLISAQLSEAMIEGLANDGVQGEDPIGECITNASESKLLSWLRREVHHYGRQLNAEQLVEKVTKKPLSSRAFLTYLENKLEQMTSTP comes from the coding sequence TTGCCTGATATCGCTTGGCAGAAACTTGGGGACTACCTTCAAGAAACCCAGGTTCTGGGCTCAATTCATAGCACTCTTTACTGGGATCAAAACACTTCGATGCCTATTAATGGTGCTAAGTGGAGAGGCGACCAATTAAGTTTTTTGGCCAGATCGCTGCATGCAAGGCAAAGCAGCGAACGTTTTGAGGAACTGCTTCATGAAGCTAAGGATGAATTTCAACGAAATTATGGTCTGAAACCCTTAGTTTCCAAAGAATTTAATGAGAAGAAAAGGAATTTGGAATTATTAACCCAGGAGCTTCATCGTCAAAAGAGGCTTGATCCAGACTTAATTACTCAGCTTGCAACTGCCCAAACCAATGGGTATTCACTGTGGCAACAAGCAAGGCGGGAGAATGATTTTCAATGTTTTGCTCCTGCTCTTCGCTATCTGATTTCACTAAGGCAGGAACAGGCAAAACAGCTTGATGAGCCCCGAAGTTGCTGGGAAACACTTGCACAGCCATTTGAACCCGATTTAACAATTCAACGCCTCAATGAATTGTTTACTCCTTTGAGGAAGCGATTGCCAGAATTAATATCTAAATACTGTCTTGCCAAAGATATTAATCAACAAAAATGGGACCTTGAGGAAAAATCACAACAAGATCTTTGTGAGCGATTACTTCAAGAATGGGGTAGGAATCCCCAAGTTACGTCTATAGCAAGATCTCCTCATCCATTTTCAATTACTCTTGGACCTCAAGACTTTCGTCTGACTACTCGTGTTGTACGAGGTCAACCTCTTTCGTGCTTCCTTGCAACAGCACATGAATGGGGACACTCTCTTTATGAGCAAGGATTACCTTCTCAGTCTCATCAGTGGTTTGCATGGCCTTTAGGTCAAGCAACTTCTATGGCTGTACATGAAAGCCAGTCACTTTTTTGGGAAAATCGAGTAGCTCGAAGTCGAGCATTTTCATATCGTTTTTGGAAGTATTTTGCTGAAGCAGGGGCTCCGTTGACTTGTGGTCATGACTTGTGGAGAGCAATGAATCCATTGACTCCTGGCCTGAATAGAGTTGAGGCTGATGAACTTAGTTATGGACTTCATATCCTAATTCGGACTGAATTGGAAATTGCTTTTCTTGAAGAGGGATTGGAAGTTAATGATATTCCTTCTGAATGGAACAAAAAATACAAAGAATTGCTTGGAGTTGTTCCTAGCAATGACTCAGAAGGATGTCTTCAGGATGTTCACTGGAGCGAAGGCTCATTTGGTTACTTTCCTTCTTATTTGATTGGTCATTTAATCAGTGCTCAACTCTCAGAAGCAATGATTGAAGGGCTTGCTAATGATGGGGTTCAAGGAGAAGATCCCATTGGTGAATGTATTACGAATGCTTCTGAATCTAAGCTTCTATCTTGGTTAAGAAGAGAAGTCCATCATTACGGACGCCAACTAAATGCTGAACAACTAGTTGAAAAAGTTACGAAAAAGCCTCTTTCTAGCAGAGCATTCTTAACTTATTTAGAAAATAAGCTAGAGCAAATGACCAGCACCCCGTAG
- a CDS encoding inorganic diphosphatase, producing the protein MANLDQAPKRLMPNLLHVLPAFANEKELRLNTIVELNSNTINKYELITETGHLKLDRVGYSSLSYPFAYGCIPRTWDEDGDPLDIEIVQVTEPLIPGSIVEARIIGIMTFDDGGEVDDKVIAVIADDKRLDHIKSFEQLGEHWLKETKYYWEHYKDLKKPGTCRVNGFFGVEKAIEIIKSCETRYLSQIDPTLVD; encoded by the coding sequence ATGGCCAATCTCGATCAGGCACCAAAAAGGCTAATGCCGAATCTATTGCACGTGTTGCCTGCATTCGCTAATGAGAAGGAGTTAAGGCTTAACACAATTGTTGAACTTAACTCCAACACAATTAATAAATATGAGCTAATTACAGAGACAGGACATTTAAAGCTTGATCGAGTTGGATATTCTTCATTGTCTTACCCATTTGCATATGGTTGTATCCCTAGAACTTGGGATGAGGATGGAGATCCTTTAGATATAGAAATAGTTCAAGTTACTGAACCATTGATACCAGGTTCGATTGTTGAGGCTCGAATCATCGGAATAATGACTTTTGATGATGGAGGAGAAGTTGATGACAAAGTTATTGCAGTCATTGCAGATGATAAGCGCTTAGACCATATAAAAAGTTTTGAGCAGTTAGGTGAACATTGGCTCAAGGAGACAAAGTATTATTGGGAGCATTATAAAGATCTTAAAAAGCCTGGTACATGCAGAGTTAATGGGTTCTTTGGCGTCGAAAAAGCAATCGAAATTATTAAATCTTGTGAGACTCGTTATTTATCTCAAATTGATCCAACCTTGGTTGATTAA
- the hemC gene encoding hydroxymethylbilane synthase produces MVLDQLRIATRRSKLAMVQTHWVKEQLEKAHPGINISIEAMATQGDKILDVALAKIGDKGLFTKELEAQMLIGRADIAVHSLKDLPTNLPEGLMLGCVTEREDPADALVVNKSLKDKQLHELPPGTILGTSSLRRLAQLRHHYPHLIFKDVRGNLITRLEKLDAGAYDCLILAAAGLTRLGFGDRVHQLIPCEISLHAVGQGALGIECVENKPEVLEIIKSLEHEETSQRCLSERSFLRELEGGCQVPIGVNSQISGQDLILTGMVASLDGKKLIKDSKRGDKSNPELIGKELANELKSQGAMEILQEIFDSVRKD; encoded by the coding sequence ATGGTTCTAGACCAATTGCGCATAGCCACGCGCAGAAGCAAGCTAGCAATGGTTCAGACTCACTGGGTAAAGGAACAGCTTGAGAAAGCCCATCCAGGCATAAATATTTCTATAGAAGCAATGGCTACTCAGGGAGACAAGATTCTAGATGTAGCACTTGCCAAAATTGGGGACAAAGGCCTTTTTACAAAAGAGCTTGAAGCCCAAATGCTTATTGGTAGAGCCGACATCGCTGTTCACTCACTCAAAGATCTTCCTACGAATCTCCCAGAAGGATTAATGCTTGGCTGCGTCACTGAAAGAGAAGACCCCGCAGATGCGTTAGTAGTAAACAAATCTCTTAAAGACAAGCAATTACATGAGCTTCCACCTGGAACAATCCTTGGTACAAGCTCTCTTCGCCGTCTAGCGCAGCTCCGTCATCATTACCCGCATTTAATCTTTAAAGATGTTCGAGGAAACTTAATTACTCGGCTTGAGAAACTGGATGCCGGAGCCTATGACTGCTTGATTCTCGCTGCAGCTGGCTTAACTCGGCTAGGTTTTGGAGATAGGGTCCATCAATTAATTCCATGCGAAATTTCTCTACATGCTGTAGGACAAGGGGCCCTTGGGATTGAATGTGTGGAGAATAAACCAGAGGTTCTAGAAATAATTAAAAGTCTGGAGCATGAAGAAACTTCACAAAGATGCCTTTCAGAGCGATCATTCTTAAGAGAGTTAGAGGGAGGGTGCCAAGTACCTATAGGCGTCAATAGCCAAATTTCTGGACAAGACTTAATTCTTACCGGTATGGTCGCGAGCTTAGATGGTAAAAAACTGATTAAAGATTCAAAAAGAGGCGATAAAAGCAATCCAGAGCTAATTGGCAAAGAACTTGCCAATGAACTTAAATCCCAAGGAGCAATGGAGATCCTTCAAGAAATTTTTGATTCTGTAAGAAAGGATTGA
- the rpoD gene encoding RNA polymerase sigma factor RpoD, translated as MSPVASKKTVAKAKTKATKKSSTKAGESKTLKKGKSISVTKKSKPSSTKKASSSQDKDLDLAADQLLAEANNNEINPETEITLNMNSLDDSNDQEASDKTLASIKIGPKGVYTEDSIRVYLQEIGRIRLLRPDEEIELARKIADLLNLEEIAIQFESENGHYPSKKEWAALVEMPVIRFRRRLMLGRRAKEKMVQSNLRLVVSIAKKYMNRGLSFQDLIQEGSLGLIRAAEKFDHEKGYKFSTYATWWIRQAITRAIADQSRTIRLPVHLYETISRIKKTTKVLSQEFGRKPSEEEIAESMEMTIEKLRFIAKSAQLPISLETPIGKEEDSRLGDFIESDSENPELDVAKTLLREDLEGVLATLSPRERDVLRLRYGLDDGRMKTLEEIGQIFDVTRERIRQIEAKALRKLRHPNRNGVLKEYIK; from the coding sequence ATGAGTCCTGTCGCCTCCAAAAAAACAGTTGCAAAGGCTAAAACCAAAGCAACAAAAAAGTCCAGCACAAAGGCTGGTGAGAGTAAAACATTGAAAAAAGGGAAATCAATCTCCGTTACAAAAAAATCAAAGCCTAGCTCTACGAAGAAAGCTTCCTCATCGCAAGACAAAGACTTAGATCTCGCAGCGGACCAATTACTTGCAGAAGCTAATAACAATGAAATCAATCCAGAAACAGAAATAACCTTGAATATGAATTCTCTGGATGATTCAAATGACCAAGAGGCTAGTGACAAAACTCTTGCAAGTATAAAAATTGGACCAAAGGGAGTTTATACAGAAGACTCAATCAGAGTGTATTTACAAGAAATTGGCCGCATTAGATTACTTAGGCCTGATGAAGAAATTGAACTCGCAAGGAAGATTGCAGATCTTCTAAATTTAGAAGAAATCGCTATCCAGTTTGAAAGCGAAAATGGACATTACCCCTCCAAAAAAGAGTGGGCTGCGTTGGTTGAAATGCCAGTCATAAGGTTTCGCCGGAGACTAATGCTTGGAAGGCGTGCGAAAGAAAAAATGGTTCAATCAAACCTTCGCTTAGTTGTTTCAATAGCTAAAAAATATATGAATAGAGGACTTTCATTCCAAGATCTGATTCAAGAAGGAAGTCTGGGGCTTATTCGTGCAGCAGAGAAATTCGACCATGAAAAAGGCTATAAGTTCTCCACTTATGCAACTTGGTGGATTCGTCAAGCAATTACAAGAGCGATTGCAGATCAAAGTAGAACAATTAGGCTTCCTGTCCACCTTTACGAAACAATTTCAAGAATCAAAAAAACAACCAAAGTTCTAAGTCAAGAATTTGGGAGAAAACCTTCAGAAGAAGAAATTGCAGAGAGTATGGAGATGACTATTGAAAAGCTTCGCTTTATTGCGAAGAGTGCTCAGTTACCGATTTCTTTAGAAACTCCTATAGGTAAAGAAGAAGACTCACGTCTTGGTGATTTCATTGAATCAGACTCAGAGAACCCTGAATTAGATGTTGCCAAAACACTACTTCGCGAGGACCTAGAAGGAGTTCTCGCAACTCTGAGCCCAAGAGAACGAGATGTCCTAAGACTTCGTTATGGACTTGATGATGGTCGTATGAAGACCCTTGAAGAAATTGGGCAAATATTTGATGTAACCCGCGAGCGTATCCGTCAAATTGAAGCAAAAGCTCTACGCAAACTTCGTCATCCAAATCGCAATGGAGTGCTTAAAGAATACATTAAATAA
- the priA gene encoding replication restart helicase PriA has translation MRLLEIDVWLEVGREGRTFSYGDSKQLGIDLGDIVLVGLRGRRMHGLVVGKRVRQLNSEAEQLSLKKKNFSLTDIESIVQKAAVEPEWREWVEASANKCHTGLFRMLKAALPPGWLGSRNLKSSEQKKYWWISLITPHDIDTELSFKQQKVVNFLQSRGGGSWQKDFVIEGISLSVLKSCLARGVVSREKRNFLISRQSTAIKPFLDKANQESPRHLTDEQKIAMEAFFEQPPGSTFLLWGVTGSGKTEVYLQIVAKELSEGRHCLILAPEIGLIPQLVDRLVKRFGPRVLEYHSGCTQNERVKAWREALTTSQALVVVGTRSAVFLPLTPLGLIVLDEEHDSSYKQESPMPCYHARDLAVDRAQRVGAKVLLGSATPSLATWKDLSPRGPISFKRLTRRIANKPLPLVHVVDMRQELAYGNRRLISKPLMDRLSALPALGEQAVILVPRRGYSTFLSCRSCGEVVQCPNCDVSLTVHQGRQGSQWLRCHWCDHRANIGFNCNQCGSKAFKPFGAGTQRVLEHLATELKELKLLRFDRDSTGGRDGHRRLLEKFAAGKADVLVGTQMLAKGMDIPSVTLAVVLAADGLLHRPDLFAGEQSLQLFMQLAGRAGRGEKKGKVFVQTYSPEHPVIKHLVDGCYESFLKKEAKLRSEAGLVPYSRACLLRVSGETASVTATSATALAEYLKPFCKSNGWTIVGPAPAMVERVAGKSRWQLLLHGPQSSPLPIPSGGQLWSCLSKGVNLSIDPDPINL, from the coding sequence ATGAGACTTTTGGAGATAGATGTATGGCTTGAAGTGGGGAGGGAGGGGCGTACTTTTTCTTATGGAGATAGTAAGCAATTAGGCATTGATTTAGGGGACATTGTTCTGGTTGGCTTGAGGGGTAGGCGTATGCATGGTCTTGTTGTAGGGAAAAGAGTTCGGCAATTGAACTCAGAAGCAGAGCAACTAAGTCTTAAAAAAAAGAACTTTTCTCTGACTGATATTGAATCAATTGTTCAGAAAGCAGCAGTTGAACCAGAGTGGCGTGAGTGGGTGGAAGCATCAGCGAATAAATGTCATACAGGTTTATTCAGGATGCTAAAAGCTGCTCTCCCTCCAGGTTGGCTGGGTTCTAGAAATCTCAAGAGTTCTGAACAGAAAAAATATTGGTGGATTTCTTTGATAACTCCTCATGACATCGACACAGAACTTTCTTTCAAACAGCAAAAAGTTGTCAATTTTCTTCAATCCCGAGGAGGAGGATCATGGCAGAAGGATTTTGTAATCGAAGGGATCTCATTAAGTGTGTTAAAGAGCTGCTTGGCGAGAGGTGTTGTTTCCCGTGAAAAACGAAACTTCCTTATTAGTAGACAAAGTACGGCTATAAAACCTTTCCTCGACAAAGCAAATCAAGAAAGTCCTCGACACTTGACTGACGAACAGAAAATAGCGATGGAGGCTTTCTTTGAGCAGCCACCAGGATCAACCTTTTTGTTATGGGGTGTAACTGGTTCTGGGAAAACAGAGGTTTATCTTCAAATAGTGGCAAAGGAGTTGTCTGAAGGTAGGCATTGTCTAATACTTGCGCCTGAAATTGGATTGATTCCTCAACTTGTAGATCGCTTGGTGAAGCGTTTTGGTCCTCGCGTTTTGGAGTATCACAGTGGCTGTACACAAAATGAACGAGTTAAGGCTTGGAGGGAAGCATTAACTACCTCTCAAGCACTTGTTGTTGTTGGAACTCGCTCGGCTGTTTTCCTTCCTTTGACACCTTTGGGTCTTATTGTTCTTGATGAGGAACACGATAGTTCTTATAAACAAGAATCTCCTATGCCTTGTTATCACGCCAGAGATTTGGCTGTAGATCGTGCTCAAAGAGTTGGAGCAAAGGTTTTGTTAGGCAGTGCCACACCATCACTTGCTACGTGGAAGGATTTGTCTCCTAGAGGCCCTATTTCTTTCAAGCGCTTGACTCGTCGCATAGCTAATAAGCCGTTGCCTCTTGTACATGTTGTTGATATGAGGCAGGAGCTGGCCTATGGCAATAGACGATTAATTAGCAAACCACTAATGGATCGACTTTCAGCACTGCCAGCCTTAGGCGAACAGGCAGTTATTTTGGTCCCTAGGCGTGGTTACAGTACTTTTTTGAGTTGTCGAAGTTGTGGGGAGGTTGTTCAATGTCCAAACTGTGATGTCTCATTAACTGTTCATCAAGGACGTCAAGGATCTCAATGGTTGAGATGTCATTGGTGTGATCATCGAGCCAATATTGGCTTTAACTGCAATCAATGTGGCTCAAAGGCTTTCAAGCCTTTTGGAGCAGGTACGCAACGAGTCTTAGAGCATCTTGCTACGGAGTTAAAGGAATTAAAATTATTACGTTTCGACCGGGACTCTACTGGTGGTCGAGATGGTCATCGTCGCTTGTTAGAAAAATTTGCTGCTGGTAAAGCAGACGTCCTTGTAGGTACGCAAATGCTAGCCAAGGGCATGGATATACCTAGTGTCACTTTAGCGGTGGTGCTTGCTGCTGACGGTTTATTGCATCGACCAGATTTGTTTGCAGGAGAACAGTCCTTGCAGCTTTTTATGCAGTTAGCTGGTAGAGCTGGACGGGGTGAAAAGAAAGGAAAAGTTTTTGTCCAGACCTATTCTCCAGAGCATCCAGTAATTAAACATTTGGTTGATGGGTGTTATGAGAGTTTTCTTAAGAAGGAGGCAAAATTACGCAGTGAAGCTGGGTTGGTCCCATATAGTCGCGCTTGCTTACTTCGTGTCTCAGGAGAAACTGCTTCAGTTACAGCTACTTCCGCTACTGCATTAGCAGAATATCTAAAACCCTTTTGCAAATCTAATGGGTGGACCATAGTGGGCCCAGCTCCAGCAATGGTTGAAAGGGTTGCAGGAAAAAGTCGTTGGCAACTTTTATTACATGGTCCACAGTCAAGTCCTTTACCCATCCCTTCGGGAGGACAATTGTGGTCATGTCTATCAAAAGGTGTCAATTTATCTATAGACCCAGATCCAATTAATCTTTAA